The genomic stretch AACTGATCCTATCGCCGAACAATCTCCTGGACTGGTCTTCAAGCAGGGTGACCGCATCGTCGCGACCAAGATGCTCGACCAACTTGGGATGGAGGAAATTCCGACGCCTGACTTCGACGGCTTGGATCTGACACGTTACTTTACGCCCGAAATCGTGCTCCCCTTGCTATCGACGCGCGGTTGTTATTGGGACAAATGCGCGTTCTGCTATCACGGGATGATCTATGGTGATCGCTACCGCATGCGCAGCCCGGAGCGGCTGCTACAGGACGTGGATCGGCTTTACGAGCGACACGGCGTAACCCATTTCGCTTTGAACGACGAGGCGATTCCGCCAAAACTGTTCGAGAAACTGCCAGCCATATTCCCTCGCCACAAATACTGTTTTACCGGCCTATACAAATTCGAGAAATACTTCGGCCCTCATCATTACAAGGGCATGTACGACATTGGCTTCCGCTCGCTTTACATCGGCTTGGAGAGTGCCAGCGAACGGGTCCAGCGCCACATGAAGAAAGACAACACACAACCGGTGATGTTGTCCAATCTGCGAGATGCGCACGATGCCGGAATCTGGAACCATACCTTTAACTTTTTCGGTTTCCCCACTGAGACTGAAGAGGAAGCGATGGAGACGGCGAATTTTCTGATCGATCACGCCGACATCATCCATTCGGAGGGAACAGGCACCTTCTCCTTTGAACACAACGCCCCAATCGCAAAACATCCCGACCAATTCGGCGTCACACGCGTCGTGGAGCGACCCGGCAATGTTTTCGAACTCTATTATGACTACGAAGTCTCCACCGGTCTGACGCAGGCCGAGGCAGCCGCGATGGTCGAACGCTTCGGTCAGATGAAGAAGGAAGCGGAGGCCTATCGCTATTCTGGCTGGATACCGCGCGAGCACCTCCTAGTTCTGCTTGGCCGTTTCGACCGTGACAAGCTACGCGCGCGATTGGCCTCACTGGACCATGAGATTCACCAGGGCACCCATTGGAGCAAAAACGTCTCTTGGTTCTCTATTCAAGGTAAGGCTTCAGCCGAAGAGCAGCGCTACTTCGTCGTGAACGCACAATCGGGCAAGGTCCTCGAAACCAATCGCGATGCGGTCTTGGTCCTTGAATTCATACCGAAGGATCTGCCTCTAGCTACCGTAGTAGGACACTTTCCAGTTTTTGAGCAGGTCATGCATTAAATAAAATCGACGAACGTCTCCCGCCCAGCAGCCTCCGCTCCATTCATCGGACGCGCGAGCGGGACACTTCGTATTCTTGAAACCACGTTTTGCCATACTTATCTGTTAATTGGGTTTCTGTGGGGAAATGAGATCCACGGAGATCGGATTCGCCGTTGTTGGGAATCCTTGACGGGAAAGGGGGTGCTTTATGGCCCGCAATACACTGCCGAGCATTACCGCCGGGGAAGCCGGCCTTAATCGTTACCTGGAAGAAATTCGCAAGTTCCCGATGCTGGAGCCGCAGGAAGAGTACATGCTCGCAAAGCGTTATGCTGAGCATGGCGACCGCGACGCTGCGCATCGGATGGTCACCAGTCACCTGCGTCTCGTGGCAAAGATCGCCATGGGTTACCGCGGCTATGGCCTGCCGATCGGCGAAGTCGTTTCGGAAGGCAATGTCGGTCTGATGCAGGCCGTGAAGAAATTCGACCCCGAACGCGGCTTCCGTCTGGCAACCTATGCCATGTGGTGGATCAAGGCCTCGATCCAGGAATACATCCTGCGCTCCTGGTCTCTGGTCAAGATGGGCACGACTGCCAACCAGAAGCGGCTGTTCTTCAACCTGCGTCGTCTCAAAGGCAAGATTCAGGCGATCGAGGAAGGTGATCTGAAGCCGGAACAGGTGGCCGAGATCGCCACCAAGCTCAACGTGTCGGAGGAAGAGGTCATCTCCATGAACCGCCGCCTGTCCGGCGACGCGTCGCTGAATGCGCCGCTGCGTGCGTCAGAGGGTGAAAGCGGTCAGTGGCAGGATTGGCTGGTGGATGACCATGACAGCCAGGAAGATGTCTTGATTGAGCAGGACGAACTCGAAACCCGCCGCCGCATGCTGCAGCGGGCAATGGGCGTTCTGAATGAGCGCGAGCGGCGCATCTTCGAGGCCCGTCGTCTCGCCGACGATCCGGTCACGCTGGAAGAACTCTCCGCCGAGTTCGACATCAGTCGCGAGCGAGTCCGCCAGATCGAGGTCCGCGCGTTCGAAAAGGTCCAGGAAGCGGTCCAGAAAGATGCGCTTGAGCGCGCCAAGGCGCTAAGGGTGGTCGAGGCCTAAGGCCGCCTACTCGATCAAAAACGACAACATCAAAAAACCGGGTCATGCTGAGCATACCCGGTTTTGTCGTTCATGGGCTGATCGGAGCGAAATTCCTTACAGCGCATTCCATTCTTGAATGACCTCGTTGAAGATCCGGGTTCCATCAGTCCCCTTGTCGAGCGTCAGCAAGGCGCGTCGACCGTTCCGGTAGGTAACGGGAATATCGATCCAACCGCGATTCCGCATCAGATCCAGGTTGCGCTGGACCACCTCCTCGAAATCATTGAGTGCAATCAGATAGGTATCGTCCGTCACCTTGGCAGCCACGGCCACCAGCGGATCACCGCGATCCTGCTCGGTCGTCTTCATCGCGATCCTTTGAAGATTGTCTATGGCACCACCCTCAAAGCCCGGGGGGACGGAGAAGACAACTTCGATGATATGACTTGCCGGGAGCGAGCTATCGGTATTGCGCTTGATCGTCAGCAGCGCCGATATTCCACGTTCCGGAATGTTGATCCGCCCCTGGATCTGCGGATCAGGTTTGCCATCGGCACCGACCTCCCGTAGCGCTGTCCAGACGACACCACCCGGAATAGCCGTGGGTGATGACTGACCGATCCGCTCCTCGTAGAGGAATACCTTGTCGCCTGCGATGGGTGCGGCACCCGGCGTTGTCGGGATTGTCGCCGATGGCGCTGAAAGCGCGGGCTCCGAAGCAATCGCATCGGTCGGCTCGGTCGCAGAGGCAACGGTCTGCCCAGACACAGTGCGATTTTCAACCGTGCCCTCGGGCGCTGGCGCGGCACCAGGATCAACTTCCGTACCATCGGCACGCAGACGTTGGGTAAACTTCTGCGGCCCGCTGTCAGCCTCCGGAACCGCCGCAGCCACTGGCTGTTCTGCAGCCGGCGCCTGCGTCGCTGGAGGCTGGTCTTCCGCTGTCGTGACTTCAGGCGCGCTGGCACCACCAAACAGGCTGGCCACCTGATCACGATAAGTCCAGCCAGCAAAGCCACCGCCGGCAAGCACCAGAATCCCGACGGCTGCAGCGATGATCGGCGCATAGCTACGGGAACGCCGCGGTTCAAGCCGGTAGCTCGGCTGCGGGCTCGGCTGGAGAACGCTGGCCATAGGATCGGCAGCAGCAGCTGAATTCACTGCAGCCGGGTGAGCCAGAAGTTCTGCCGTCGGATCAAGCCATTCCTCGGCCTTTGCCTCCCCCTTGATCGAAAGGTCCGAGGCTTTCGCATTCAGGTCTACAGGATCCTGGAACCACTGCGAAAAATCATCTGCCGCTTTGTTGCCATTGGCATCGAGGGGTGGGGGAACATCCCACGGCGCAAAGGGTTCCGGCTCTGCCGCAGGAGGCGACGAAACATTCACATCATAGGCCGTCACCGGATCTACACTGGCGAAGCTCTCACTCGTCGGAGTGACGGTAGGCTCTTGAAAATGCGGAACGGGTTCCGAAACCGAGAGACTGTCAACCGGCATATCCCACGGGTCGGCAACTGCCGATGACGTGCTGGGTGAAACTGTCGCCGGCACATGGTTTGCAAGCCAATCGTCAATATCCGATACCGCAGGCATGGCCGAGGCTGCAGCAAAAGAGCGGTCGCGACCTGACTGAGGCTCCAAGTCTAAAGAAGGCTCAATCGATGAATGGTCCGCAGACGGGGCAACCTGTGCTTCAGATTGGCGCGGATAGACTTCTTCTTCCTGGCCCCATATCGGAGCGAGGTTGGACTCGTCCGGCGCGTGCCAGTCGGATGTCTCGGCGGGCGGCAAGTCAGCACGAGCATCCGGCGGAACGACGGCAGGCTGCGCCGGGAAGTCTGCTGGTTCAGCTTGTGATTGCGGATAGGCCAAATCAGGCTCAACGGCACGATCGTCGTCACCCCACATATCGAGAGGTTGTGATCGCTCGTCCGCAGCCACTGTCTCCGGCGCCGCAACAACGGGCTGCGGCGTCGGTTCCGCCACATCGCTCGATGGCCACGCGCTCTCAACCGGAGCATCCACTGGCGGAGAGGCCGGCGTAGCCATGTGCTCGGCCGCCCAGTCCCCGTCATCGGAATAATGAACCGGTTCGACCGGTTTGGTCTCAGCCTCCGCCTGTCGCTCGTTCCAACTGTCTTGAACGGCGCCGTTGTCAGCATGGGGTGCAACCTGAGCCGACTCGACCGGCGGAGCTTGCTCTACGGCATCGTCCACCGGGCGTGCGGGTTCAACGAAATCCTGAGCGATCTCTGGCGACGCAACGACGGGCTCAGCCTCGTTTCCATCCGGGAGAGCCTCGGCATGTTCCGCCTCGACTTCGCGGATGGCCGCATCGAGCTTTTCCAGCTGGCGCTGAAGCATATGCTCTGGCGGGCGCGGCGACATGTTCTCGAGCTGCCGAACGACAGCCGCCCTGGCCTTATCATAGACCTTGGCGCGCATCTCCGGGGTATTGTTCGACAGGCCGTCCACAGCCCGCCGAATCACTGCCATAAAGTCAGCCATCAGCACTTTCTCTACATTGCCGGCTTCTGACGGACCGACAAAACACCAATAAACCCTTAACTTAGTCCTCGAAAGGGTCCGTCACAAGTATCGTGTCGTCACGCTCGGGACTTGTCGACAGGAGAGCAACCGGCGCACCGATCAATTCCTCCACCTGACGCACATACTTAATAGCCTGAGCCGGCAAATCCGCCCATTTTCGGGCGCCTACGGTCGATTCCTTCCAACCTTCCAGCGTGATATAGATCGGCTCGACACGAGCCTGGGCCGCCT from Peteryoungia desertarenae encodes the following:
- the rpoH gene encoding RNA polymerase sigma factor RpoH, producing the protein MARNTLPSITAGEAGLNRYLEEIRKFPMLEPQEEYMLAKRYAEHGDRDAAHRMVTSHLRLVAKIAMGYRGYGLPIGEVVSEGNVGLMQAVKKFDPERGFRLATYAMWWIKASIQEYILRSWSLVKMGTTANQKRLFFNLRRLKGKIQAIEEGDLKPEQVAEIATKLNVSEEEVISMNRRLSGDASLNAPLRASEGESGQWQDWLVDDHDSQEDVLIEQDELETRRRMLQRAMGVLNERERRIFEARRLADDPVTLEELSAEFDISRERVRQIEVRAFEKVQEAVQKDALERAKALRVVEA
- a CDS encoding B12-binding domain-containing radical SAM protein gives rise to the protein MQDIHLIFPPQWSPFQPFLSTPSLKAYLEKRGYAVTQSDWNVDFYDFFISRARLPQALDRLQRYARDLPVENENYRNQAYLALGILNAYAQKRQLAEGLRSSAGIASIERFHESVTAFKRLLYAFSVAEPVVEVGTSSLLTSNVMKSLESIDAFCADPEANPFQPFFATKVKGLSDVPRYFGISVIGTEQVLPALTLGRELKRRFPETPILIGGSVFSRLVDRTAAISHMFERYFDLVIRYEGERPLESLLAATDPIAEQSPGLVFKQGDRIVATKMLDQLGMEEIPTPDFDGLDLTRYFTPEIVLPLLSTRGCYWDKCAFCYHGMIYGDRYRMRSPERLLQDVDRLYERHGVTHFALNDEAIPPKLFEKLPAIFPRHKYCFTGLYKFEKYFGPHHYKGMYDIGFRSLYIGLESASERVQRHMKKDNTQPVMLSNLRDAHDAGIWNHTFNFFGFPTETEEEAMETANFLIDHADIIHSEGTGTFSFEHNAPIAKHPDQFGVTRVVERPGNVFELYYDYEVSTGLTQAEAAAMVERFGQMKKEAEAYRYSGWIPREHLLVLLGRFDRDKLRARLASLDHEIHQGTHWSKNVSWFSIQGKASAEEQRYFVVNAQSGKVLETNRDAVLVLEFIPKDLPLATVVGHFPVFEQVMH